GCGGTCAGCCTGGTTGAATGTAGTAGGAAGTCGTCCCATCGGCCCGTCCGGTCACGTCCGCTCTGAACCAGCATAACGAGATGAGAGCGGCAGGCCGAAGCAGCTTTTCGACAAAGGAATCTGTGTGCAGTTTAGCATCCCTAAGAGAATCTGCCACACCTTGAGTCCATGGTTGTACAAAGGAATCTGCCTAATATGTTACTTACTATGAAAAGAACCCATTCCTAACTCGGTTAAACTTGCCTAGCTTGGAGTGCGGCAAAGTATGGTAATGTTTGGCTATGAAACCAAACAGATCTTAAACCTCATATAATCTAGCTTATGGACTTAAATGGGTACTGCAGTTCCATACATTAGAAAGGAAAATAGAACGTTACTTCAATCTTTAGTTCATAGTCAACAGTAACGCATACCAAGTTGTTCAGAGCCGATGCAGCATGTAGATCTCTCAGTCCAAATGCTTCTTTAGCTTCCTGTAGGGCTGCCTTGAATAACTTCTCAGATTCATCTAGTTTTTCCTGAAAAATGGATATAAATGGATATAATAGACTGACAACAATTGTAATTTAAAGTTTGGATCAAGTAGGAGTAACTAAAGAGACACGCCTCCTTTCCCTTGCATAAAGTGATACTCCAACAAACATTAAGATGTTAAAAACTTGTAACACACAGGGTAGGTATTTGGTCCAAACAGTCACACTTAATTGAAACGTTCAATAGTTGCATGATTTCGTAACTGAAGCAAGGCCTTGGAATATGTACTTACGATAAGAGAAGTTGCTAAACCCAAGCTTTCAAAAATAGCAATAaaaaatatcatggcaaattagcaCCCAGTTTCTGTATATCAACATGAAACAGCACATAGTTCAATGACAGGCTAAACCTTCCAAATCCACATCGTTTAATGAGGAAACTGAAGGGNNNNNNNNNNNNNNNNNNNNNNNNNNNNNNNNNNNNNNNNNNNNNNNNNNNNNNNNNNNNNNNNNNNNNNNNNNNNNNNNNNNNNNNNNNNNNNNNNNNNNNNNNNNNNNNNNNNNNCAGCAAGTAACAAAAAAGTGTGAACCAACCAGGTTACATGAAAATCGGTCATCATCAGGGGACTAAGAACTAGAGTTATTCTTTCTAGGCTATGATGTATGAACATGATGGTGGTTGAATTTTGCATCATTTTCGGGAAACACATATAAAAAAGAGAATTATGTTTGAACAGAGGAGGAAACTATAATGTAGAAAGTGTTTTTCTCAGAAGGATAATGCCAAAAGGTGGTTCAGATGAAGGCAAGGATAATGAGatatttgcttgcaggaaaaacTCCTGTCTTTTATCACTGCACATTCGCCATTTGATCGTGTGTTCATTTGAGATCACCGAACCATCTTCTATACGACGTAGGCCAGTAACATTTGCATCAACTTGCTCACTTGTAGCTGCTGGAGTAGCCAAATCATCCTGAACCAATAAAGAGTTGCTGCTCAGCCCAAGAACAACAGCTGTAAGACGACTGGAATTGGAATTGTCATGGTATCACATATGATAGTTATTTCATTAAATTAAAAGGCAGAGTCTGCATATACAGAGACAAGACCTGCTTGCCCAACTGAAGTCACCATCAGTAGAACCTGCGTATACATACGTTGAACCCTTACAACTGAAGTGGCCATCAGTAGAACCTGAGAGACAAAATCATCCATCCATATTGTTAAAATGATGgccacagcaaaacaagagcaGTAACACTCTTAGTTGCAATAGACACGATACCAGCGGCGCCGATTTAATATTTCAACTCAATTCATTATAACAGTTTATCATCAAAATGTACCAAGCATTAGTGTTGCGTATTCCGAGACGATGCCCAATGTGCACGGGGGTCGTATTACCGTACCGCACTCCTGCAGGTTCGAGTCCGGCCAACTCCCATGATATGGAAGGCATACCAATCTGGGGCAGCAGAGCAAAGGCTCACCACACCAATCGCCCTAATGGCCTAATCTACTCTTAGGCCGCCATGATCCTCGCCTATGTCGCACTGCATTCGCTCAAACAATCGAAGGCAGCATCATCGCAATTTCACACTACATCCACTCAGAATGCAACCCAGACCGCATCGTCAAAGTACCCACCAAGACACCATCGGTCCACCTCGCTACAGTTGCTAAACTGAACTCTCCAGACCCGGCGTGCTGATCCTGTGAGGGGTCGAGAGTAGAGACACGGGGAAGCGCTCACCTGAGGTGGGAGGCCGCGCCGGCGGCCGCGCGGGGCAGGTCGAAGCTCCGCGAAGACGACGCGGCGGCGAGATGACCCGCCGAGGCGAGGCGAGCGTGCCGCAGTAGCGAAAGCAGCCTCTGCCGCGTGTACATGCTCCGTTCGCTTCTGGCCTCGCTACCGGCGgcaggcggtggcggtggcggcgacgcTTGCTGTCTCTCCGTCGGCGGCAGCGCCAGGGAGGTGGCCAGCGCGACTCGAGAGAGAGGGAGGGGTTTGGGCCTGGGCCTGGACCAGGCGGTCGGTTATACAGTAAaaaagtttagggcttggcggtcggTTATAATTTGGACTCCTGCAACTGGGGGCCCAATACCAAACAATCGGCCCAATAGCCACCGGGATGCACGGAGGGGTTCGCTGCGTATCGGCACTCTTCGACCAGTCAACCTCGGCCCCGAccgtaaccctagccgccgccggcgaCCAGCTCCGCCGCGGCTGCGGCGGCCGGCGTAGGAGTGTGAGGCCCCGGAAGGGGATCGAACTAAATGAAGACGCAGAAATGATGTGGCAGCGAATTTTACTTGAGATCCCCCGATTTGGTCCGGTACATGAAGAGGACGAACCCCAGAATAATTTCGTTTCCACTGAGAATAATTGTGCTGGCGAGGCGAGCTGCTGTGTAACCATCATTTGCACCATGTTGACACCATTGATTGGCTGGGCTCTGCTTTACTCGTGTAACTATTGTTGGCCACAACACCTCTCCCTAAGCTGACAGATGCTTGCAACAATCTTTTGCACAAAACTGACCCAGGCAAACCCAGACTTGCTCACTAAAAGTTTCTATGTTTCGGCCAAATCCCATATACAACAGAAGGATGGCACCGGTACTCCTCCGTGCCAAAACATACATGTTACAAAATGTTTAAATGTGTCGAGGAGAATTCAGTAGCAGAATCCAGCAAATACACAACAAAACTGCGTGGCTACTCGAGCAAATCATTTACGGTCATCATGTGTTCGAAGAAATGATGTTCAAGGGCATCGCTTTCTTTCCTTTCAGGCACATTGGGCAACCTCAGCAACGGATCCAGCCAGCATGCCACCAGACATGTTCTTGGGACAGCTGCGGCGCTCACATATCTGCGACGGACCAAAGGTAGGCCTCCTGCTCCGTGGCCTGCTTGTCATTCTTTAGCTTGTACATGTCCTTCTCGTATCCTGGAAACACATGTACATGGATTTAGTGATGGCTGCCACACACTCATGGCGGCAAAAGCGCATTACAACTGAACCAGAACATATATCTGAACCAACAGATGATGGACGGAAAGTTATATAAGTTAAAACGCACCCAAGACAAGATGTGTGAATTCATATAGAGTAGCAGACAAGTTAGTATAGGATTACAATGAGCAACGGACAATGTCTGTGAACATGTTCTCTTCTTTGCCGACACGATATATATTAGTAATCctcctgtaaactaatataagattgtTTAGATCACTgaagtttatagagggagtactgTTTTTCTCATCTCATTTTGTAACCATAACCAGGTTTTGAACAATTCGTGCAGAGAAACATATCTTGGCTACAACAAGCATGATATGCAAACAAATGAATGGACCAACTGCAGCAACTCTATCAGAAACATGACAGCGCGACTAACAGTTTATACAGTTGTTGAGCAGGTTTAAATGATGTGTTTTTCCTTATCATCCACCAATGCAACAAAGAGATGGCACTCTTAAAAGAAACACAGATCTTCAAAACAATAAAGGTATGAAGTGAAACTCAAACAATCCTAGTAGTTTATTTAAACACCAGCATCCACACATACTAGGTAGCTCACACAGGAAGGTGTTAGTTTTTCATACCTACAATTTAAGCCAACCTGGTTCTTTTACCATGGCCAAGAGGCACGCAGTTGAAAAAAAGAAAGGGATACTGAATAAATTTGAAAGGCACATACCATTGCTGCGGTCCACTCCATCCCAATGACGGCCTGGTTTTATGCCATAACGGTTTGGAGGAGGATCTACCCCACGCTTCAGCCAGCTGTGAGCAGGTACATTTTGAGGAACTATAAATCCAGATTCCTTCATCTTTTCATCATCTCCCAAGTCATTGAGAAGAAAATCTGTATCTTTGCGCTGCAATGTATTAGCACACATATCAACCATTAACCAGAAGAAATAGCATCAGCAGATTTAATTAAGCAACTCCAAATCAAAAGCTGCAGTTACCTTGACAAGATGAGCCATAGGATCACCCCATCGGAGTCTGTTTTTGAGCATGCCGTCAAGCTCAGGATCATCCCTGCACGTAAACAAACTCAACTTTAAATACTTCTAAGTCAGTTATAAAGCTCCATGTTCATTTCGACATAAAAAGCAGACAACACAGACACCAAAAATAAAGAGTACACTGTTCAAAGCAGGTACTGTATTGTCGATTACACAAATTCTCAAATGAACTCAACAAGGATCATGCCCCTTTATAAGCAAGTTCAATAAGAAAAAGTACCTTGTTCTTGCAAATGGCTGATCCTTCACATCTTCAAGCTCCTTCACTCGAGCCTCGGCTGCTCGTTTCTGCACCAAACCTTTACCCCATTCTATATGTTTTTCCTGCAAATAAGAACACCAGCTATTATTTATCAGCTATAGGCAGCGGCACCCAAGATAGAGATCATGTATTGAAATGACTTCAGATAAGCGAGGAAGAGGAAAAGGTATGATGAGTGATTATTTGATCATTTGCTGCATTTTGTTCCATTCTACGATGAACTTACAAATAAGTGAGATGGTTTCAACTAATTGATCTCCCTCATATCCATGTGTCTTATCTGAATTTGTATGGATCAGTAGTTCACAACATGAATAGAGAACTTACAGGGAACAGGGGAACTTGACATAAAAGGAGACCAGATTTTGGTTATGCAAAAATAACAATTTGTATGAGAGTGAATAAAGTTGGTATTAACAAGCTCTGTTCCTTTTAATGTTGTATAATCTTTATAGTACTGAGTGGGAGCTTTCATAGCTTTTCTGTTTGCTGATCAGTAGTTATCCTTTTATATGTAGTGCCTATTTTGTTTCGACACATAGAAGAGGTGTTCGTCTAGGCACCCTGCACATTGAACACCCTCTATTCTAACGATCCCAAGGTAACAATTTATTCAAAGAAGTTCACAAATGTTGGTGCTTGCGGGCAAAGAAAAGTGTGTGGCATAGTGCATTTTGCCATTTTCTACAGTTTTGCCACAAGAACACAACACAATATCAGGATAAGATAATTAGCACAAAACAATTGCTCAAATCTATATTCTATACTACTAGAAACATATGAATTTTCATGTCAATTAACCAGATGTCCAGATAAAACACAAAGATGGCTAATAAAAAATCCAGAGCAAGAGCATATATTTACCTTTGGCTTCTCGTCTTTCTTTGCCTTCTGTATGTCTTCTTGATTTATCCTTTTTCCTGGGAAACGTTACAAAGCAATGTTACCACTGAAACTAGAATGTCTACATAGGTAACTACCACCAAAAtgaccaaaacatgataatgcacagtTCATACCTTCCTTATCTCGGAACACTACCTTTGCCCCTTTACCAGTGAACGAAGGGTCCTGTGCTGCAAACCTAAAAGACAGATACCATACAACATATTACAAATCTTAGCAAAAGGAGTAAGCATATGTATTCCAAGACATGAAGTATCACTCACTTGAGCTTCTCATCCTCCTTAATCTTTCTGATGTCCTCTTTAACTTCCTCTGCTGACATCAACCCAGCTCTCATTGTCTCTTTCGGAGCTCCTTCCTTTCTAACCTTCCTTGGAGGAGAAGTGTCTCTCTCCTTACGAGGTGGAGATAAATCATCTGATGCAGACTTCCGACCCTTCCTTGGTGGAGAAATATCCCCATCACCCAGGCTCTGTCCCAAATTTTGTCTTCTTGCGAGCGACAGGTCGTCCAGCTGTGCAGAGTCCTGGCGCTTCCGTCTTCGTGGCGGAGAGATGTCTCCGGGCTCCTCCGAATCATACCGTGACCGGCGCCGAGAGGGGGAGTGGTTCTGAGGCTCCTCCGAGTCATGCCGAGTCCGGCGCCGAGGGGGGGAGTGGTTCTGAGGCTCCTCGGAGTCGTGCCTCGTGCGCCTCCGTGGTGGTGAGATGTCCTGGGGTTCCTCGGAATCATGGCGAGCCCGCCTCCTTGGAGGAGAGGGATTGGCTTGCCGCCTGGACTTCCGTGGCGGTGACAGATCGCCTCCCTCTCCTGTACCCTTGCCATCCGGCGAGGGTGTGTCACGCCGCCTTTGCCTCTGCCTCGGAGGCGAAATATCACTCCCCTCAGCACCTCCACGCTTAGGAGATGGCGTGTCACGCCGCTGCCTTCGCCGCGGGGGAGAGAGGTCCTCCTTCCTCCCGGCGCCACCTCCCCTCTCAGGCGACGGAGTGTCGTTCCGGCGGCCGCGGGGCGAGCCACTGCCCGCAGGCTCCGGAACAGGCAGAGTGACCCACCCGCTGCCGTCGTTAGCGATGGAGTTGTAGGGGCGGGCGGTCCGGATCGCCTCCATGCGCCGCATCCGCTTCACCTCGATGTCCTCGTCCACCTGAGGCTTCTCGTCCCCTGCGGACAACCCACCACACGCCCGATTCCAGTCAAAACTCACCGCGAATCTGGCGAAATCCTCGCGAATCAGANNNNNNNNNNNNNNNNNNNNNNNNNNNNNNNNNNNNNNNNNNNNNNNNNNNNNNNNNNNNNNNNNNNNNNNNNNNNNNNNNNNNNNNNNNNNNNNNNNNNNNNNNNNNNNNNNNNNNNNNNNNNNNNNNNNNNNNNNNNNNNNNNNNNNNNNNNNNNNNNNNNNNNNNNNNNNNNNNNNNNNNNNNNNNNNNNNNNNNNNNNNNNNNNNNNNNNNNNNNNNNNNNNNNNNNNNNNNNNNNNNNNNNNNNNNNNNNNNNNNNNNNNNGGGCAAAGGCACGGCTCGATGGGGAGCGGcgccggcggctagggttcggcTGCGGCGAGGACGGCCGGGGTGGACCGGACGGGACTGTCTGAGCTGTGGGGGGGAAGAGAGGGGCTGGCGGCCTCCAATATTGTGTCGCCTCTCGACCGGCGGCAGGGGCTGGCGGCAACGGAGGCGGCGGGGACTTTCTCCGTCGGCGGCCAGCGCGACTCGAGAGAGGAGGGAAGGGTTTGGTTGGGTCAGGGCCAGGACCAAGCGGTCAGTTTTAATTCAGGTCACAATAATACCCAACAGATGGCCCAATAACTACCGTAAAGCAACTTTTTTTTGAGGACTAACCTAGCAGTTCGCCGCAAAGGCTATATCTATTTTAGTTTTTGAGCAAAAGGCTATATCTTGctttatttttgtttattttttgagTGCTCGGCTATATCTTGCTTATACCGAGTGTTCTTTCGGTCTCGCCTGAAGCATTTTCATACCCGCTACCGTTTCAGACCGGCCCCTTTTGCCGTCTGTTTTTTCCATTTGCgggattttttgtttctttttatttttcgtttcattttattttttttcctggtTTTCTCCATTTCTTCAACGGATTTCTTCAGTtttatgttttttcctttttcaccaGTTTTCTTCAACGGTTTTCATtggcttttctttttttttctttgtcttTGTTTCTTTCTCGGGTTTCATgggtttttttgcttttctttcttttttgattTTACTTCTtcgtttttattttctttctttcttgattTTAATTGGTTTTCCCTTTTGTTCCTTTGTTTTTGCATACATTCTTGATATTTTTCATATACATGTTTTAAAAAGATCAAATGCTTTATTAACGTTTTTTcagtacatatttaacatttttcaaatgcttgattaatatttttaaatatacGATCAACATACACATTTAAGAAAATTTAAATgtttttaacattttttaaaaacttgttcaatattttttcaaatgcttgattattttttttaaatacatgataaactttttcacacacattgtatactttatacatttttcgtatacatgagAAAAATATTCTTTATAAACATTTAACAATATTCAAATGCTTGGTtgacattttttcaaaaaaaaattgatggaAAGTGCTTTTTAATAATATTTGGAAGTATAAACGAAagtgaagaaaaaaaggaaaaaaaataaaagtaCGAGGTTGTCGCCTCCGGCAcgcctgggctggcccatttataGAGGCGCCTTACGCGAGAGCACGCTAGGTCTCGCTATAAGCGAGAAATAGCGTTGCCCATAGTTCGTTGGGCGTCGTGTAACCAATTCACTCGACCCCAGCCAAACCCCTGGCCATCGTAGCGACAATGGCCAACGAATGCGGAGACCAACGTGCACACCACCGGTAGGGCGGTGACGTCGCTATTCTCCCCTCGCCGGAGATACGTTAGGGACATGCGAGGGCAGCACCGGCAGGCGGCGGCCACTTGGGTAAGGTCCAATAAACTACTATTGGGGTtcatttagtcccatactgcttgaGGATGGTGGATTCAACTGCATTAAAGATGCTGGCCTGAGCAGGGATGTCACCAAGTAGTAGTAGGAGGGGAGTAGAGCTCTTAGTATAGGGTTTAGGATTAGGGGTGTACAGGGTTGGGACTGGAGGGGCACAGGTATGGCGGGGAGCTACAAGGGTAAGGGATGCCCGGCGGCAGAGCCAGGCTGTGGGGGGTTAGGGGCAGGGGCTATGCCCAACGGTAGAGCCAGGTTGTGGGGGGTAGGGCCAGGATATGCCGGACATATGAGGGCAGGGTATGACATGCAGTAGACTAGGTGAGTGTCTACACAGTCGGGTTGTAGGGGGTATAGGGGGGAGCTATACTTCTCAGGAAAATTGATAGAAGGGAGGGTTTGGGGGGTTCAATTCCTCCTAGTGGAGAaatacccccccccccttcctaaatataaatcttctagagatttcactacaaactacatatagatgtatatagacatattttagagtgtaaattcacttattttgcttcgtatgtagtctatagtgaaatctctaaaaagacttatatttaggaatgaatgGAGTAATAAAAAAGATAATTAATTTCTAGCTAGTCAAATCACATATTGCAAAATTAAATTTTGCTTGTCTATTACTATGTGTTCTTTCTACAAAACAACAAACTATTACTGTGTGTGTTTTTTTCTGCGGAGAAGTGCTATGACTCGCTATCGTGGGACAAAATGATGTATCCTTGAAACCACCTTTGTGTTCATGGCTAGCTTAAGCTTATCTCATTCTGTCTGATATTTGAATATCTCTATTAACATTCTTATGAgaagatgaaaaccatatttgggcaccccaaggAAAAGGATGTTGAATCTACCGCCATTATGAGTTTCTATCAAAACGAAATAATTAAAGAGATGAAGGCAAGTTTAGATGTAAATTTTCGCaatgtgcttaatctttcttccactATCAATGGCCATGTGCTCTCACAAAACAGAAAGATAAATGCTATAGATAAGAAATTTTGTCTTTTCTTCcccaataccaaagatggcaatacctagatctattcttgtttttatgcctagctaggggcgttaaacgatagcgcttgttgggaggcaacccatttttatttttattctttgctttttgttcctgtttagtaat
This portion of the Triticum dicoccoides isolate Atlit2015 ecotype Zavitan chromosome 7A, WEW_v2.0, whole genome shotgun sequence genome encodes:
- the LOC119330058 gene encoding BUD13 homolog, coding for MRRMEAIRTARPYNSIANDGSGWVTLPVPEPAGSGSPRGRRNDTPSPERGGGAGRKEDLSPPRRRQRRDTPSPKRGGAEGSDISPPRQRQRRRDTPSPDGKGTGEGGDLSPPRKSRRQANPSPPRRRARHDSEEPQDISPPRRRTRHDSEEPQNHSPPRRRTRHDSEEPQNHSPSRRRSRYDSEEPGDISPPRRRKRQDSAQLDDLSLARRQNLGQSLGDGDISPPRKGRKSASDDLSPPRKERDTSPPRKVRKEGAPKETMRAGLMSAEEVKEDIRKIKEDEKLKFAAQDPSFTGKGAKVVFRDKEGKRINQEDIQKAKKDEKPKEKHIEWGKGLVQKRAAEARVKELEDVKDQPFARTRDDPELDGMLKNRLRWGDPMAHLVKRKDTDFLLNDLGDDEKMKESGFIVPQNVPAHSWLKRGVDPPPNRYGIKPGRHWDGVDRSNGYEKDMYKLKNDKQATEQEAYLWSVADM